TTTTCGAACGATGACCGACCCGGAACTAGCCGCCCGAAGATACGTCCTCTCGGAGCACACGGAAACTGTCACGTCTCTCCTCTGCTGTGCGGATTCCGTCGCCGAGTCGTGGAACGACGAGGCGACGGCTGACGAAACGAATGTGACAACCAACAGAAAACGTTCGACGACCGACCGAGAGGCGGTTGTCGAACCGCTTTCACGCACACTCCGCGAATACGGTCTGCTGGCGGAGTTCCCGACGGTTCTCTCCGGAGCGATATCCGCTGGCGGATTCTCGATGCAGGCCGCGCCGGTTCCCGCGCCACCATACGTTGCGATAACCAGTCGCGGCCCGGTTCTCCGGGCGACGGTTTCGGCAGGTCGATTAGTAATTTCGTTCCGGGTTTTCGATGTGGTTCGTGATGGTCACAATCGGTACGTTCGCGGAGCGAACGACCCGGAAACCGCGGTTTCGGTCGAACTCAAGTAGATTCCGTGTTCGTAGATGTGTGTGGAATAGTGCAATACGGCTCGGCACATCTCCAACAATTCATAAAATAAATCAAAGCAATCAGCCAAAAAATTAAACTCGGTAAGCTGTATCGTTCCCCTCGTGCCACTCAGTACCAGACGTAAGGTTCTCGCCAGCACGGGTGTCCTCCTCTCGGTTGGCGTCGTAACCGGCAACACAACCTCCGGGGCAGACCCCGAAACGACTTCCTCCCCAATCAGTGAACTCGACGGTCGAGTCGCACAGCAAGACTCTGCGGTTGAGGCAGTCGCCACCGACCTCGAAGTTCCGTGGGGTACCGACTTCGCTCCCGATGGAACGCTCTACTTTACGGAACGAACCGGTCGCGTCAACCGACTCGGTTCCGACGGCGTCGAACTGCTCGCCGAAATCGATGACACGAACGTCGTCGGCGAAGGTGGCCTGCTCGGTCTTGCGCTCCATCCGGAGTTCCCGACCACGCAGACCGTATTTCTCTTCCAAACGTACGAGAACGAGGGAATTTCACAGCGAATTCTTCGCTACCGTCTCGCAGACGGCGAACTCAAACGCGAAGCCGTGATTTTCAACGGTATTCCCGGCGCACAGCGACATACGGGTGGACGTCTCGCCTTCGGGCCGGACGGCTACCTCTACGCGACGGTCGGTGATGCGGACGAACCGGAGATGGCTCAGAACCCTGAGACACTTCACGGGTCGATTCTGCGACTCAAACCT
The nucleotide sequence above comes from Haladaptatus cibarius D43. Encoded proteins:
- a CDS encoding PQQ-dependent sugar dehydrogenase produces the protein MPLSTRRKVLASTGVLLSVGVVTGNTTSGADPETTSSPISELDGRVAQQDSAVEAVATDLEVPWGTDFAPDGTLYFTERTGRVNRLGSDGVELLAEIDDTNVVGEGGLLGLALHPEFPTTQTVFLFQTYENEGISQRILRYRLADGELKREAVIFNGIPGAQRHTGGRLAFGPDGYLYATVGDADEPEMAQNPETLHGSILRLKPDGSVPDCERAVFSYGHRNPEGLAFHPETGVLYSTEHGPDTDDEVNRIEAGNNYGWPVVTGESDDPPFTDPLASYTPTIAPASAAFYDGAFYFGALAGEHLHRVTFDSDGRTVESDERLFDGEFGRIRSVVAGPDGLYFTTSNRDGRGSPASEDDRIFRWTP